A region from the Lycium barbarum isolate Lr01 chromosome 8, ASM1917538v2, whole genome shotgun sequence genome encodes:
- the LOC132606835 gene encoding uncharacterized protein LOC132606835 isoform X2, which yields MTTETVNPKAYPLADSQLTTTIMDLVQQAANYKQLKKGANEATKTLNRGIAEFVVMAADTEPLEILLHLPLLAEDKNVPYVFVPSKQALGRACGVTRPVIACSVTSNEGSQLKSQIQQLKDAIEKLLI from the exons atg ACTACAGAAACAGTGAACCCAAAGGCATACCCACTTGCTGATTCACAACTTACTACAACAATAATGGATTTGGTTCAACAAGCTGCTAATTATAAGCAACTTAAGAAGGGTGCTAATGAAG CTACAAAGACATTAAACAGAGGAATTGCGGAATTTGTTGTAATGGCGGCTGATACGGAGCCACTTGAAATCCTTCTTCACCTTCCACTCCTTGCTGAAGATAag AATGTTCCGTATGTTTTTGTTCCTTCAAAGCAAGCTCTTGGTCGAGCATGCGGTGTTACCAGACCAGTGATTGCTTGTTCTGTAACAAGCAACGAGGGAAGCCAGTTGAAATCACAAATACAGCAACTGAAG GATGCTATTGAGAAGCTTCTAATTTAA
- the LOC132606835 gene encoding uncharacterized protein LOC132606835 isoform X1, translated as MTTETVNPKAYPLADSQLTTTIMDLVQQAANYKQLKKGANEATKTLNRGIAEFVVMAADTEPLEILLHLPLLAEDKNVPYVFVPSKQALGRACGVTRPVIACSVTSNEGSQLKSQIQQLKDAIEKLLI; from the exons ATG ACTACAGAAACAGTGAACCCAAAGGCATACCCACTTGCTGATTCACAACTTACTACAACAATAATGGATTTGGTTCAACAAGCTGCTAATTATAAGCAACTTAAGAAGGGTGCTAATGAAG CTACAAAGACATTAAACAGAGGAATTGCGGAATTTGTTGTAATGGCGGCTGATACGGAGCCACTTGAAATCCTTCTTCACCTTCCACTCCTTGCTGAAGATAag AATGTTCCGTATGTTTTTGTTCCTTCAAAGCAAGCTCTTGGTCGAGCATGCGGTGTTACCAGACCAGTGATTGCTTGTTCTGTAACAAGCAACGAGGGAAGCCAGTTGAAATCACAAATACAGCAACTGAAG GATGCTATTGAGAAGCTTCTAATTTAA
- the LOC132606836 gene encoding aldehyde oxidase GLOX, with amino-acid sequence MTTSNLLFLFFFLIPTRADLPGTWELLVPDAGISSMHTAVTHFNTVVLLDRTDIGPSRKKLPPHHCRVDPNDPILKKDCYAHSVLLDLQTNTIRPLMILTDTWCSSGQFLPDGTLLQTGGDLDGFRKFRKFTPCESSSSICDWEELQEIQLSQGRWYSTNQILPNGEIIIVGGRAANSVEFFPPRKEGAFEFPFLTQAADKQYDNLYPYVHLLPNGHLFIFANNKAVMYDFTANKVVKDYPTLDGGPRNYPSAGSSAMLALTEDYSRAIIVICGGAQFGAYLERSIDTPAHGSCGRIEATGENPVWEMEDMPFARIMGDMVMFPTGEILIINGAQAGTQGFEMASNPCLNPVLYRPNEPLGLRFMTLNPGTVPRMYHSTANLLPDGRILIAGSNPHFFYKFATEFPTELRIEAFSPEYLSPDRANLRPVIIESPEKIKYGDDFGVLVTVELPVVGIVEVNLASAPFSTHSFSQGQRLVKLSVTSAIPNDVAGKYRIGCTAPPDGKVAPPGYYMVFAVNQGVPSVARWIQIVV; translated from the exons ATGACGACATCGAACCTTCTATTCCTTTTCTTCTTCCTCATTCCCACACGTGCCGACCTCCCTGGCACGTGGGAACTCCTCGTCCCCGACGCCGGAATTTCCTCCATGCACACAGCTGTCACACACTTCAACACCGTAGTCCTCCTTGACCGCACCGACATCGGTCCTTCCAGGAAAAAACTACCTCCCCACCATTGCCGTGTGGACCCTAATGACCCCATTTTGAAAAAAGACTGTTATGCCCACTCTGTTCTTCTTGATTTGCAAACAAACACAATTCGTCCCCTCATGATCCTCACTGACACGTGGTGTTCCTCTGGCCAGTTTCTCCCTGATG GTACACTTCTTCAAACCGGCGGCGACCTTGACGGGTTCCGTAAATTTCGAAAATTCACTCCTTGTGAATCTTCTAGCTCCATCTGTGATTGGGAAGAACTTCAAGAAATTCAACTTTCACAAG GTAGATGGTATTCCACTAATCAAATACTACCAAACGGTGAAATCATAATTGTCGGTGGCCGCGCAGCTAATAGTGTTGAGTTTTTTCCACCAAGAAAAGAAGGAGCATTTGAATTCCCTTTCTTAACTCAAGCTGCAGATAAACAATATGATAATCTTTACCCTTATGTTCATTTACTACCCAATGGACATCTATTCATTTTTGCCAACAATAAAGCTGTTATGTATGATTTTACAGCAAATAAAGTAGTGAAAGATTATCCAACACTTGATGGTGGTCCAAGAAATTACCCATCAGCAGGATCATCAGCTATGCTTGCGCTTACAGAGGATTATTCTAGAGCGATCATTGTAATATGTGGTGGAGCTCAATTTGGTGCGTATTTAGAAAGGAGTATAGATACACCTGCACATGGGAGCTGTGGTAGAATTGAAGCAACTGGTGAGAACCCAGTTTGGGAAATGGAAGATATGCCTTTTGCGAGAATCATGGGTGATATG GTAATGTTTCCAACCGGAGAAATTCTCATCATTAATGGAGCTCAAGCAGGAACACAAGGCTTTGAAATGGCATCAAATCCATGTTTAAACCCTGTTTTATACAGACCAAATGAACCATTAGGACTTCGTTTCATGACTTTGAATCCTG GTACAGTACCAAGAATGTATCATTCAACAGCCAATTTATTACCAGACGGTCGAATCTTGATCGCAGGAAGTAACCCACACTTTTTTTACAAGTTTGCAACAGAATTTCCAACCGAATTACGTATCGAAGCGTTTTCTCCGGAGTATTTATCACCCGACAGAGCAAATCTTAGACCAGTAATAATCGAATCACCGGAAAAGATCAAGTACGGTGATGATTTCGGGGTGTTGGTGACAGTTGAGCTGCCAGTGGTTGGGATTGTGGAGGTGAATTTAGCAAGTGCTCCATTTTCTACACATTCATTTTCACAAGGACAAAGGCTTGTGAAGTTGAGTGTAACAAGTGCCATTCCTAATGATGTCGCCGGAAAATATAGGATCGGATGTACAGCTCCGCCTGACGGGAAGGTGGCGCCACCAGGGTATTACATGGTATTTGCAGTAAACCAAGGGGTGCCCAGTGTGGCACGGTGGATCCAGATTGTGGTttga